The following nucleotide sequence is from Streptomyces brevispora.
GCGGCGGGTGTCCCGGCGGCCTCCGCCGACGGGGGCGCCTTCGCCGGGCGGCCCGTCGTGGTGCTCGGGGCCGGGCCCCGGGGACCGGTGAGCGTGGATCTCGCCGACGAGGGGCCGCACCTGCTCATCGAGGGACCGGGCGGCAGCGGACGTACCGAGCTGCTGAGGGCCGTCGCCGCGTCGTTGGCGGCCGCCGCCAGGCCGGACAGGCTCGGCATCCTGCTGGTCGACGGCGCGGGGGGCGAGCGTGGCGAGAGCTTGCGCCCCTGTACCGAACTCCCGCATGTGTTCACGCACTTGGTGGCCTCCGACCCGGTCAGGATGCGCGAGTTCGCCCAGGCACTGGGCGCCGAGGTGAAGCGGCGGGCCGAACTCCTCGGCGGGCTCGACTTCGCCGAGTGGCACAGCAGGCCCGAGATGGCGCGCCGGGTGGCCGGTCAGCGGCCGCCGAGCGCGTTCGAGCAGCGCGGTGACGTGGAGTCCCAGATGAGCGGCACGCTGCACCTGCGGCCCACCGCGGCCCGGCCGCCGGAGCCGGGACCCACACCGCTGCCCCGGCTCGTCGTGCTCGTGGACGACTTCGACGCGCTGATCGCCCCGGCGCTCGGCAGTCCGGGCCGGCCGGCCGCCGGTTCGGTCGTACGGGCGCTGGAGGCCGTGGCCAGGGAAGGCGGCCGGCTCGGCATCCACCTGGTCGCGACGTCCGCCCGCCCGGACCGCACGGAGGACACCGACCTGGCCCACGGGGCCCGGCTGCGGGTCGTGCTCGATCCGCCCGCCGTCCCGCCCTCACCGGACGCCCCGGCGCCGGGCCGCGGACGGCTGGGGCATCCGGACGGGCGGGTGACACCGTTCCAGGGCGGCCGGGTCACGGGCCGCATTCCGCGTACGGCGACGCTGCGGCCCACCGTCGTACCACTGGAATGGGAGCGGATGGGCGATCCGCCCACCCGCCGCCCGTTGCGCGAGCTGGGCAACGGGCCGACGGATCTGGCCCTGCTGGCCAGTGCGTTGGAGCGCGCGGCGCGTTCGGTGAACGCCGTGCCGCTGGCACCGCTCGCGCCCGCTCACCCCTGAGGACGACGGCCCCGGCCCCAAGTGGGCTCTCGTCCCCCAATCTCCGGATACCGCCGTTGACGTGACGTCACGAGCCCATCACGATCTTGGAGTTGAGCGCAAGGTTGGTATTGCGGCACCAGGATGCCGGGCGTAGGACTGTGCGCACACGACCACGTGGTGACTGACCGGAACCGTCGGGAGTCCGGCCGGCGCCGGTCAGTGCACGCGCACATGAGAGACGGGGCAGGGAATGCGCACAACGCTTCGGATTCGCAGGGCCGCCATGGTGTTCACAGCCATCGGCGCGCTGGCCCTCACCGGCTGCGGCGACGACGGTGACGGCGGGAAGGGCAAGACCGACGGGGGCGGCTCCGAGGGGAGCAAGAACAACGCGTCGAGCGTCGTTCTACCGAAACTGAACGGCGAGAAGATCTCCGTCGCGGCGGTCTGGACCGGCCCGGAACAGGCCAACTTCGTCAAGGTGCTCAAGGAGTTCGAGAAGCGCACGGGGGCGACGGTCACCTTCGTCCCGGCGCAGGACCCGATCGTCAACTTCCTCGGTACGAAGATCGCGGGCGGCCAGCCGCCGGACGTCGCGATGATCCCGCAGGTCGGCGCGATCCAGCAGGCCGTCGCGAAGAAGTGGGCGAAGCCGGTCGGCGCCGAGGCGAAGGCCCAGCTCACCAAGAACTACTCCAAGGTCTGGCAGGACCTGGGCACGGTGGACGGCACCCAGTACGGCGTGTACTTCAAGGCCGCCAACAAGTCTCTGATCTGGTACAACGCCAAGGCGTTCGAGAACGCGGGGGCATCCGAGCCGAAGACCTGGAAGGACTTCCTGGCGACCGCCGAGACGGTGTCCGCCTCGGGCGTCACCCCGGTCTCGGTCGCCGGCGCGGACGGCTGGACGCTCACCGACTGGTTCGAGAACATCTATCTCTCCCAGGCGGGCCCCGAGAAGTACGACCAGCTGGCCCAGCACAAGATCAAGTGGACGGACCCGTCCGTCAAGGACGCGCTGACCACGCTCGCGCAGCTCTTCGGGAAGCCCTCCCTGATCGCGGGCGGCGCCGACGGCGCGCTCCAGACGGAGTTCCCGGCCTCGGTCACCCAGACGTTCACCGGTGGTGACCAGCCCAAGGGCGCGATGGTCTACGAGGGCGACTTCGTCGGCGTCAACATCGCGCAGACCAAGGCCAAGATCGGCACGGACGCCAAGGTCTTCCCGTTCCCCGCGGTCGGCGCCGAGTCGCCCGTGGTGACCGGCGGAGACGCGGCGGTGGCGCTGAAGGACAGCAAGGGCGCCCAGGCCCTGCTGACCTGGCTGGCCTCCACCGACGCCGCGAAGATCTGGGCCGAGCAGGGCGGGTTCATCTCGCCCAACAAGGCCCTGGACGCAGCCGCGTACCCCAACGAGGTGCAGCGCACGATGGCGAAGGCGCTGGTCGCGGCCGGTGACGCCGTCCGGTTCGACATGTCCGACCAGGCCCCGCAGTCGTTCGGCGGGACGCCCGGCAAGGGTGAGTGGAAGAGCCTGCAGGACTTCCTGAAGAACCCGAAGGACATCGCGGGGACCCAGGCCAAACTGGAGTCCGACGCGGCCAAGGCGTACAAGAGCTGACGGAATGACGACAGCCGCAGCGGGGGGCGCCGACGAGGCGCCCCCCGCCGACACCCGACCCCGCGGCGGGACCTCGGTACCCGCCCCCAGGCAGCCCGAGTCCGGGCAGCCGCCCACCCGTAAGGTGCGCAGCCACAAGAGCGTGACCGGCACCCGCAGGGTCATCGCGGCGCTCTTCCTGCTGCCCGCGCTGGTGCTGCTCGGCGCGCTCGTGGTGTATCCGATCGTGTACTCCGTCTACCGGTCGTTCTTCGACCAGGCGGGCACCGGATTCGCCGGATTCGACAACTACAAGGCGCTGTTCACGGACGACACCATCCGTACGGCGGTCAAGAACAACGCGATCTGGGTCGTCTTCGCGCCGACCGTCTCCACCGCCCTCGGCCTGATCTTCGCGGTGCTGACCGAACGGATCCGCTGGGGCACGGCGTTCAAGCTGATCGTCTTCATGCCGATGGCGATCTCGATGCTCGCCGCGGGCATCATCTTCCGGCTGGTGTACGACCAGGCGCCGGAGCGCGGGGTCGCGAACGCCGTATGGGTGGGCGTGCACGACACGTTCGCCGAATCGGCGGGCTTCCCCAAGGCGCATCCGCTGCCCGTCCATCCGCTGAAGGCGGCCGGCGGCGGGTCCTTCGTGACCAAGGTGCCGGTCCGGGCCGGGGCGCCGGTCCAACTGCCCCTGGTCGGAGTGGCGCCCGCGAAGATGCCCGGCGACGCGAAGCCCGCACGGACGCCGGAGACGGTGAACGACGGGAAGATCACCGGCACCGCCTGGCTGGACTTCACCCAGGGCGGCGGCGGCAAGCCCAACGTCATCGACCCCAAGGAGTTCGGGCTCAAGGGCATCAAGGTCGAGGCCGTCAAGGACGGCAAGGTGGTCGCCTCGGCCACCGCGGGCGCCGACGGTACGTTCACCCTGCCCGCCTCGGCGGACGGCGCCGAACTGAGGCTCCCGGCATCCAACTTCAAGGAGCCGTACAACGGGGTCGACTGGCTCGGGCCGACGCTCGTGACACCCGGGATCATCGGCAGCTACGTCTGGATGTGGGCGGGCTTCGCCATGGTGCTGATCGCGGCCGGCCTGGCGGGTCTGCCGCGCGAACTCCTCGAAGCCGCCCGGGTGGACGGGGCCAACGAGTGGCAGGTGTTCCGCCGAATCACGGTGCCGATGCTCGCCCCGGTCCTCGCGGTGGTGCTGGTGACGCTGATGATCAACGTGCTGAAGGTCTTCGACCTGGTCTTCATCATCGCGCCGGGCTCCTCGCAGGACGACGCGAACGTGCTGGCGCTCCAGCTCTACCGGTCCTCGTTCGGCACGGACGCGGACCTGGGGATCGGCAGCGCCATCGCCGTGCTCCTGCTGCTGCTGGTGCTCCCGGTGATGCTCATCAACATCAGG
It contains:
- a CDS encoding ABC transporter substrate-binding protein: MRTTLRIRRAAMVFTAIGALALTGCGDDGDGGKGKTDGGGSEGSKNNASSVVLPKLNGEKISVAAVWTGPEQANFVKVLKEFEKRTGATVTFVPAQDPIVNFLGTKIAGGQPPDVAMIPQVGAIQQAVAKKWAKPVGAEAKAQLTKNYSKVWQDLGTVDGTQYGVYFKAANKSLIWYNAKAFENAGASEPKTWKDFLATAETVSASGVTPVSVAGADGWTLTDWFENIYLSQAGPEKYDQLAQHKIKWTDPSVKDALTTLAQLFGKPSLIAGGADGALQTEFPASVTQTFTGGDQPKGAMVYEGDFVGVNIAQTKAKIGTDAKVFPFPAVGAESPVVTGGDAAVALKDSKGAQALLTWLASTDAAKIWAEQGGFISPNKALDAAAYPNEVQRTMAKALVAAGDAVRFDMSDQAPQSFGGTPGKGEWKSLQDFLKNPKDIAGTQAKLESDAAKAYKS
- a CDS encoding ABC transporter permease subunit, with translation MTGTRRVIAALFLLPALVLLGALVVYPIVYSVYRSFFDQAGTGFAGFDNYKALFTDDTIRTAVKNNAIWVVFAPTVSTALGLIFAVLTERIRWGTAFKLIVFMPMAISMLAAGIIFRLVYDQAPERGVANAVWVGVHDTFAESAGFPKAHPLPVHPLKAAGGGSFVTKVPVRAGAPVQLPLVGVAPAKMPGDAKPARTPETVNDGKITGTAWLDFTQGGGGKPNVIDPKEFGLKGIKVEAVKDGKVVASATAGADGTFTLPASADGAELRLPASNFKEPYNGVDWLGPTLVTPGIIGSYVWMWAGFAMVLIAAGLAGLPRELLEAARVDGANEWQVFRRITVPMLAPVLAVVLVTLMINVLKVFDLVFIIAPGSSQDDANVLALQLYRSSFGTDADLGIGSAIAVLLLLLVLPVMLINIRRIRKEGRR